Proteins encoded in a region of the Rutidosis leptorrhynchoides isolate AG116_Rl617_1_P2 chromosome 9, CSIRO_AGI_Rlap_v1, whole genome shotgun sequence genome:
- the LOC139866483 gene encoding probable glucan 1,3-beta-glucosidase A, whose protein sequence is MKTPHTKHSQLLRFVFVFAHVFFISNGRTLLSTNNHQMIRAVNLGGWLVTEGWMKPSLFDSIPNKDFLDGTELQFKSATIGKYLSAELGGGTIIVANRTSASGWESFRLWRINERSFHIKVFNNQFLGLDSAGVNLVAISTNSEASGIFEIIRKPDDPSRVRIKAPNGLFLQAKTEDLVTANSQANGGWRNDDPSVFEMTIVQRLQGEYQITNGYGPLKAPKIMKDHWDTFIVEKDFEFIATSGLNAVRLPIGWWTASDPTPPKPYVGGSLLHLDNAFLWAKKYKLKVILDLHAAPGSQNGYEHSASRDGSILWGQTEESIQETIRVIEFFTARYAPNPSLYAVELINEPRASGVPLDVLSKYYEAGYQAVRKHAPNAFVIISSRIGADATELLPLTVSKMKDVVIDTHYYNLFRDIFNSMTVDQNIDYVRVNRSSELQAITTSNGPLTFVGEWVAEWQVQGATKEDFQRFSKAQQDVYGRASFGWSYWSLKNVNNHWSMEWMIKNGYIKL, encoded by the exons ATGAAAACACCACATACAAAACATAGTCAACTCTTGAGGTTTGTTTTTGTGTTTGCACATGTATTCTTCATTTCTAATGGAAGAACATTATTAAGCACAAACAATCATCAGATGATCAGAGCCGTTAATCTCGGAGGTTGGCTTGTCACTGAAGGCTGGATGAAACCTTCACTATTTGATTCCATCCCAAATAAAGATTTCttg GATGGAACTGAACTTCAGTTTAAATCAGCAACTATAGGGAAATACTTATCTGCAGAGCTCGGTGGAGGCACAATCATCGTAGCAAACCGTACATCTGCCTCTGGTTGGGAGTCATTTCGC TTGTGGAGGATCAATGAGAGGAGTTTTCACATAAAGGTGTTTAACAACCAGTTTCTAGGACTGGATTCAGCTGGGGTCAATTTGGTCGCAATTTCGACTAATTCTGAAGCATCGGGTATTTTTGAAATAATTAGAAAACCCGATGATCCTAGCCGTGTTCGAATTAAAGCACCAAACGGGCTGTTTTTGCAG GCCAAAACAGAGGATCTTGTAACTGCTAATTCCCAAGCAAACGGAGGATGGAGAAACGACGATCCTTCAGTTTTCGAAATGACGATTGTTCAAAGATTACAAGGAGAGTATCAAATCACTAATGGTTACGGTCCATTAAAAGCACCAAAAATTATGAAA GATCATTGGGACACATTCATAGTTGAAAAAGATTTTGAATTCATCGCGACAAGTGGATTAAACGCCGTGAGACTTCCAATAGGATGGTGGACCGCTAGTGATCCGACACCGCCCAAGCCCTACGTCGGAGGATCATTGCTGCATCTTGATAATGCCTTCTTATGGGCAAA GAAATACAAATTGAAGGTGATACTAGATTTACATGCCGCTCCCGGCTCACAAAATGGTTACGAGCATAGCGCTAGTAGGGATGGTTCGATTCTATGGGGCCAAACAGAGGAATCCATACAAGAAACAATTCGTGTCATTGAATTTTTTACTGCTAG GTATGCCCCAAATCCAAGTTTGTATGCAGTTGAGCTAATAAACGAGCCACGTGCATCAGGAGTCCCACTAGACGTACTGAGCAAATATTATGAGGCGGGCTACCAAGCAGTACGAAAACATGCCCCCAACGCCTTTGTGATTATATCATCCCGAATTGGAGCTGATGCAACAGAGCTTTTACCACTTACAGTTAGTAAAATGAAAGATGTAGTTATTGATACTCATTACTACAACTTGTTTAGGGATATTTTCAATAGCATGACTGTGGACCAAAACATTGATTACGTCAGAGTGAACCGTTCTAGTGAGCTGCAAGCCATTACAACATCAAATGGCCCGTTAACTTTTGTTG GTGAATGGGTGGCCGAGTGGCAAGTACAAGGAGCGACGAAAGAGGactttcagagattttcgaaggcgCAACAAGACGTGTATGGGCGTGCGAGTTTTGGGTGGTCTTATTGGTCGCTAAAAAATGTTAATAACCATTGGAGTATGGAGTGGATGATTAAAAACGGGTACATTAAGCTTTAG
- the LOC139868875 gene encoding protein FAR-RED IMPAIRED RESPONSE 1-like, producing the protein MVFDTVEELTNFYANYGKKMGFGVCKRSSQKSDTSEELRYATVSCHRVGKSKSTAQNSLNPRPITKTNCGARVNAKRGNDGKWYISKVLLKHNHPFSPSKGRFYRCNRVVNSRVRRQLEIFQRAGVRMNKGFNSLVVEHGGYENIPFTEKDCRNYIDKVKRLKFGEGNAEAIQSYFMKNLFWANARCRAAYEEFGDVVAFDTTYLTNKYHMPLAPFVGVNHHGQSLLLGCGLISNEDTKTFTWLFRTWLTCMSGRAPPAIITDQDQAMKKAIEVVFPNARHRWCLWHIIKKLPEKFGRHKRYKSIKYKLKKAVYDSLTSNEFENNWNQMLERYRLEKNRWLKGLFVERYRWVPCFVKDSFWAGMSTTQRSESINSFFDKYVNKKTTLKQFVKQYENALRDRAEKENIEDFKSYNSWYPPITRYAMEEQFKGVYTNANVESPK; encoded by the exons ATGGTATTTGACACGGTTGAAGAACTCACTAACTTTTATGCAAACTATGGGAAGAAAATGGGATTTGGAGTGTGTAAAAGGTCTTCCCAAAAGTCTGACACAAGTGAGGAGCTAAGGTATGCTACTGTTTCATGTCATCGTGTTGGAAAGTCAAAATCGACAGCTCAAAATTCTTTAAATCCACGTCCTATTACAAAAACAAATTGCGGTGCAAGAGTTAATGCAAAGCGTGGCAATGATGGAAAGTGGTATATCTCGAAAGTTCTGCTCAAACATAACCACCCCTTTAGTCCGAGCAAAGGGCGATTTTATCGATGTAATAGGGTTGTTAATTCTCGTGTGCGAAGACAACTTGAAATCTTCCAAAGAGCCGGAGTAAGAATGAATAAAGGTTTCAATTCTTTGGTCGTGGAGCATGGTGGATATGAAAATATCCCATTCACAGAAAAAGATTGTCGTAACTACATTGATAAAGTTAAACGGTTGAAATTTGGGGAAGGGAACGCTGAAGCAATTCAAAGTTATTTCATGAAA AATTTGTTCTGGGCGAATGCAAGGTGTAGGGCAGCTTATGAAGAATTTGGGGACGTTGTGGCCTTCGATACAACGTATTTGACAAATAAGTATCATATGCCATTGGCTCCTTTTGTAGGTGTAAATCATCATGGACAGTCACTATTGCTTGGTTGTGGATTGATTTCCAATGAAGATACTAAGACATTTACATGGTTATTTCGAACATGGCTTACATGTATGTCTGGACGTGCTCCCCCAGCCATCATAACAGACCAAGATCAAGCTATGAAAAAGGCAATTGAGGTTGTTTTTCCCAATGCACGTCACAG GTGGTGTTTATGGCACATAATAAAAAAATTACCTGAAAAGTTTGGAAGGCATAAGAGATATAAATCTATAAAGTACAAGCTTAAAAAAGCCGTGTATGATTCTTTGACTTCGAACGAATTTGAAAACAATTggaatcaaatgttagaaagataccGACTTGAAAAGAATAGGTGGCTGAAAGGTTTGTTTGTTGAAAGATATCGATGGGTACCTTGTTTTGTTAAAGATTCGTTTTGGGCGGGGATGTCTACCACACAGCGAAGCGAGAGCATCAATTCATTTTTTGATAAATATGTAAACAAGAAAACTACATTGAAGCAATTTGTGAAACAATATGAAAATGCTTTAAGGGATAGAGCCGAAAAGGAAAATATTGAAGATTTTAAGTCTTACAATTCGTGGTATCCGCCAATAACCCGTTATGCCATGGAAGAACAATTTAAGGGTGTTTACACAAATGCtaatgttgagtccccaaaatga